The proteins below come from a single Salmo salar unplaced genomic scaffold, Ssal_v3.1, whole genome shotgun sequence genomic window:
- the LOC123739050 gene encoding CMRF35-like molecule 6 isoform X1, which produces MVILLVPTLKIVLLLAAVWSVCTAELITVEGYEGGKAEIRCPYREEWRSHHKYLCKGDCSLYYKDKVIKTEAGVNSTSRGRYSLKDIREESVFLVTITDLTLDDAGRYWCGEETAKWKPDHYVEINLIVSEVSPALSSPSPISMSSPSPISMSSPSPSSMSSPSPSSMSSPSPSSMSSPSPSSHNRSVVIIVSGILVMLLLVLVVSLLIVYRWKLNQETADSSAPRVNTDTRINRECCHGDRDYEEIKDRPLLSSSGGETTTIYSTANLPTSPSDSLNYASVNFHKNPSCPNEATAAITKEGTSGDYATVNVSQNPAYSTVNHPHSSSEAPPIYSTLSITRDT; this is translated from the exons ATGGTTATCTTGCTGGTCCCCACACTGAAGATTGTCCTCCTCTTAG CtgctgtgtggagtgtgtgtacaGCAGAGTTGATCACAGTGGAAGGATATGAGGGGGGCAAAGCAGAGATCAGATGCCCCtatagagaggagtggaggagccaCCATAAGTACCTCTGTAAAGGGGATTGTTCTCTTTATTATAAAGACAAAGTTATTAAGACTGAGGCGGGGGTAAACAGCACTTCTAGAGGGAGATACTCTCTGAAGGACATCAGAGAGGAAAGTGTCTTCCTTGTAACCATCACTGACTTGACATTAGATGATGCTGGGAGATACTGGTGTGGAGAGGAAACAGCCAAATGGAAACCAGATCACTACGTTGAAATCAACCTTATTGTCTCTGAAG TTTCACCAGCTctatcatcaccatcacccaTATCCATGTCTTCACCATCACCCATATCCATGTCTTCACCATCACCCTCATCCATGTCTTCACCATCACCCTCATCCATGTCTTCACCATCACCCTCATCCATGTCTTCACCATCACCCTCATCACACAACAGATCTG TGGTCATCATAGTATCTGGGATTCTGGTCATGCTGCTATTGGTGCTTGTGGTCAGCCTGCTCATAGTCTATAGATGGAAACTCAACCAGGAAACAG CTGACTCCTCAGCACCCAGGGTGAACACAGACACTAGGATCAACAgagag tGTTGTCATGGTGATCGTGACTATGAGGAGATAAAGGACCGCCCGCTACTGTCCAGCTCAGGTGGTGAGACCACCACCATCTACTCCACCGCCAATTTACCCACAAGCCCTTCTGACTCTCTCAACTACGCCAGCGTCAACTTCCACAAGAACCCCAGCTGCCCCAATGAAGCCACTGCCGCCATCACTAAAGAGGGCACTTCTGGTGACTATGCCACTGTCAACGTCAGTCAAAACCCTGCCTACTCTACTGTCAATCATCCACACAGCTCCTCTGAGGCTCCTCCCATCTACTCCACATTGAGCATAACCAGAGACACCTGA
- the LOC123739050 gene encoding putative uncharacterized protein DDB_G0290521 isoform X2, producing MVILLVPTLKIVLLLAAVWSVCTAELITVEGYEGGKAEIRCPYREEWRSHHKYLCKGDCSLYYKDKVIKTEAGVNSTSRGRYSLKDIREESVFLVTITDLTLDDAGRYWCGEETAKWKPDHYVEINLIVSEVSPALSSPSPISMSSPSPISMSSPSPSSMSSPSPSSMSSPSPSSMSSPSPSSHNRSADSSAPRVNTDTRINRECCHGDRDYEEIKDRPLLSSSGGETTTIYSTANLPTSPSDSLNYASVNFHKNPSCPNEATAAITKEGTSGDYATVNVSQNPAYSTVNHPHSSSEAPPIYSTLSITRDT from the exons ATGGTTATCTTGCTGGTCCCCACACTGAAGATTGTCCTCCTCTTAG CtgctgtgtggagtgtgtgtacaGCAGAGTTGATCACAGTGGAAGGATATGAGGGGGGCAAAGCAGAGATCAGATGCCCCtatagagaggagtggaggagccaCCATAAGTACCTCTGTAAAGGGGATTGTTCTCTTTATTATAAAGACAAAGTTATTAAGACTGAGGCGGGGGTAAACAGCACTTCTAGAGGGAGATACTCTCTGAAGGACATCAGAGAGGAAAGTGTCTTCCTTGTAACCATCACTGACTTGACATTAGATGATGCTGGGAGATACTGGTGTGGAGAGGAAACAGCCAAATGGAAACCAGATCACTACGTTGAAATCAACCTTATTGTCTCTGAAG TTTCACCAGCTctatcatcaccatcacccaTATCCATGTCTTCACCATCACCCATATCCATGTCTTCACCATCACCCTCATCCATGTCTTCACCATCACCCTCATCCATGTCTTCACCATCACCCTCATCCATGTCTTCACCATCACCCTCATCACACAACAGATCTG CTGACTCCTCAGCACCCAGGGTGAACACAGACACTAGGATCAACAgagag tGTTGTCATGGTGATCGTGACTATGAGGAGATAAAGGACCGCCCGCTACTGTCCAGCTCAGGTGGTGAGACCACCACCATCTACTCCACCGCCAATTTACCCACAAGCCCTTCTGACTCTCTCAACTACGCCAGCGTCAACTTCCACAAGAACCCCAGCTGCCCCAATGAAGCCACTGCCGCCATCACTAAAGAGGGCACTTCTGGTGACTATGCCACTGTCAACGTCAGTCAAAACCCTGCCTACTCTACTGTCAATCATCCACACAGCTCCTCTGAGGCTCCTCCCATCTACTCCACATTGAGCATAACCAGAGACACCTGA